A section of the Hevea brasiliensis isolate MT/VB/25A 57/8 chromosome 17, ASM3005281v1, whole genome shotgun sequence genome encodes:
- the LOC131175448 gene encoding rust resistance kinase Lr10-like, with protein sequence MNFSLFCLFMLGLVVQGVEFNKCLEERCGRGLVIRFPFLLIEKQPEECGYHHGFDLSCKEGKHAELQLPNSVKLYVQRIDYVNQVLFASDPDGCLPRKAGDLNLYNSNFQFAAETNDYALFSCPVSKRDLGEPLTCLGGPAGNKVYAFKSYDTIDELPLTSCTKMYNVSSVPNEMFDNRNIIHLNWSVPTCKFCEKQGKHCGWKNSNLACFDLPKTSGILTRVRIAGIVLGSFMLLLLSAALCHIYNTNRKEKENQARIEKFLEDYKALKPTRYSYADLKGITNQFKDKLGQGAYGTVFKGKLSTEILVAVKILNSSMGNGEEFINEVGTMGRIHHVNVVRLVGFCADGFRRALVYEFLPNESLEKFIFSDDGNNRSLGWEKLQDIAVGVAKGIEYLHQGCDQRILHFDIKPHNILLDDNFNPKISDFGLAKLCSKDQSAVSMTAARGTMGYIAPEVFSRNFGNVSYKSDVYSFGMLLLEMVGGRKNIDVNVEKTSQVFFPEWIYNHLDQGQELRIRIEEEGDAKIAKKLTVVGLWCIQWYPADRPSMKVVVQMLEGGDELTMPPNPFASGGPMKTDAGMRGKRLYQELEVITEVE encoded by the exons ATGAACTTCTCATTATTTTGCCTGTTCATGTTAGGCCTGGTAGTGCAAGGAGTAGAATTTAATAAATGCCTGGAAGAAAGGTGTGGCCGAGGCCTAGTCATTCGATTCCCATTCCTGCTAATAGAAAAACAGCCAGAGGAGTGTGGCTATCATCATGGGTTTGATTTATCTTGCAAAGAGGGGAAACATGCAGAGCTGCAACTGCCAAATTCTGTGAAACTCTACGTCCAAAGAATTGATTATGTAAACCAGGTGTTATTTGCATCTGACCCAGATGGCTGTCTGCCAAGGAAGGCTGGAGACCTCAATCtttataattctaatttccaatttgCTGCAGAGACAAATGATTATGCCTTGTTCAGTTGTCCAGTGTCAAAGAGAGATTTAGGAGAACCATTGACTTGCCTCGGAGGTCCTGCCGGCAATAAAGTTTATGCCTTCAAATCTTATGATACAATTGATGAGTTGCCTCTGACATCTTGCACCAAGATGTATAATGTTTCATCGGTTCCAAATGAAATGTTCGATAACAGGAATATTATTCATTTGAATTGGTCCGTACCAACGTGTAAATTCTGTGAAAAGCAAGGTAAACATTGTGGCTGGAAGAATAGTAACCTTGCATGTTTCGACTTGCCCAAAACATCAG GTATCTTGACCAGGGTACGGATTGCAG GTATAGTCCTAGGTTCGTTTATGCTGCTACTATTGTCCGCAGCACTCTGTCATATTTACAATActaatagaaaagaaaaggaaaaccaaGCCAGGATAGAGAAATTTTTGGAAGATTACAAAGCTCTCAAGCCCACAAGATACTCCTATGCTGATCTAAAGGGGATTACAAACCAATTTAAGGACAAGTTGGGCCAGGGAGCATATGGCACAGTGTTCAAGGGAAAGCTTTCTACTGAGATTCTGGTGGCTGTGAAGATCCTCAACAGTTCGATGGGGAATGGAGAAGAGTTTATTAATGAAGTGGGAACAATGGGAAGAATCCACCATGTTAATGTTGTTCGCTTGGTTGGATTCTGTGCTGATGGATTCAGAAGAGCTTTGGTTTATGAGTTCTTACCAAATGAATCGCTAGAGAAATTCATATTTTCGGATGATGGTAACAACCGTTCCCTTGGCTGGGAGAAGCTGCAAGATATTGCTGTTGGGGTTGCCAAGGGGATTGAATATCTTCACCAGGGGTGTGATCAGCGAATTCTCCATTTCGATATCAAGCCTCATAATATTTTGTTAGATGACAACTTCAATCCAAAAATTTCTGATTTTGGCTTGGCAAAGCTATGTTCCAAGGATCAAAGTGCTGTATCAATGACTGCAGCAAGGGGGACTATGGGCTATATTGCACCTGAAGTGTTCTCTAGAAATTTTGGGAATGTTTCCTATAAGTCAGACGTTTATAGCTTTGGAATGCTGCTGCTAGAAATGGTTGGAGGAAGGAAAAACATCGATGTTAATGTGGAGAAAACTAGCCAAGTCTTCTTCCCAGAGTGGATATATAATCATTTGGATCAAGGACAGGAGCTAAGAATCCGGATTGAGGAAGAAGGAGATGCTAAAATTGCAAAGAAACTCACAGTTGTTGGATTATGGTGCATTCAATGGTATCCTGCAGATCGTCCCTCGATGAAAGTTGTTGTTCAAATGTTGGAAGGAGGAGATGAATTAACAATGCCGCCTAATCCTTTCGCCTCTGGAGGTCCAATGAAGACTGATGCAGGCATGCGTGGGAAACGTCTGTACCAAGAGTTAGAAGTCATCACTGAAGTGGAGTGA
- the LOC110637517 gene encoding rust resistance kinase Lr10-like, translating into MYDTIEEFLRSHNNLMPIMYSYSDIKKMTGGFKDKLGEGGYGSVYKGKLASGRIVAIKILGKSKANGQEFINEVATIGRIHHTNIVQLIGFCAERSKRALVYEFMCSGSLEKYIFSQKQDVALSCEKIYEISLDIARGIEYLHRSCSVQILHFDIKPHNILLDEKFKAKVSDFGLAKLYPTENSIVSLLAPRGTMGYMAPELFYKNIGGVSYKADVYSFGMLLMEMVGRRKNLNAFADHSSQIYFPSWVYDQFSEGKDIEIEDATEEEKKLTKKMMIVALWSIQMRPSDRPSMNKIVEMLEGEVESLHMPPKPFLSPQELHQLDVGINMKAPALPNSSNDRTDSENSVASPT; encoded by the coding sequence ATGTATGATACAATTGAAGAATTCCTCCGAAGTCACAATAACCTCATGCCTATCATGTATTCTTATTCAGACATCAAGAAGATGACTGGAGGTTTCAAAGATAAATTGGGTGAGGGAGGCTACGGTTCAGTATACAAAGGAAAGCTTGCAagtggcagaattgtggcaataAAGATACTGGGCAAGTCAAAAGCCAATGGACAAGAATTTATCAATGAAGTTGCTACAATTGGGAGAATTCATCACACTAACATAGTGCAACTTATTGGATTTTGTGCTGAAAGATCTAAGCGTGCCCTCGTTTATGAATTTATGTGCAGTGGATCTCTTGAGAAATACATTTTTTCACAAAAGCAAGACGTTGCTTTGAGTTGTgaaaaaatatatgaaatttctttGGATATTGCTCGAGGAATTGAATATCTTCACAGAAGCTGTAGTGTACAAATTTTGCATTTTGACATCAAACCTCACAATATTCTCCTCGATGAAAAGTTCAAAGCTAAAGTGTCAGATTTTGGACTCGCAAAACTATATCCTACAGAAAATAGTATAGTGTCTCTCCTAGCACCAAGAGGAACAATGGGTTACATGGCTCCAGAATTATTCTACAAGAACATTGGAGGGGTATCTTACAAAGCTGATGTTTATAGTTTTGGAATGTTGTTGATGGAAATGGTTGGTAGAAGGAAGAATTTGAATGCATTTGCAGATCATTCAAGCCAAATTTATTTCCCCTCATGGGTTTATGACCAATTTAGCGAAggaaaagacatagaaattgaaGATGCAACAGAGGAGGAAAAGAAATTAACCAAGAAAATGATGATAGTAGCATTATGGTCCATACAAATGAGGCCTAGTGATCGTCCCTCGATGAACAAAATTGTAGAGATGCTCGAAGGAGAAGTTGAATCATTGCATATGCCTCCCAAACCTTTTCTATCTCCACAAGAGCTGCATCAACTGGATGTTGGAATCAACATGAAAGCACCAGCATTACCAAACTCATCAAATGATAGAACAGAttctgaaaattcagttgcaagtcCAACCTGA